The DNA segment CCATAGTATATAAACAGATATATCCAGGTTCATGTAAATGTATATCAACATCACTATCAAATTCTACAGCAATATCCATCATTTTTTCTAATGAACCATTAATATTATTATCTATTGTAGCTGGATCTAGCCCCCCTACAACTTCTACACCACTTCTCATAGCTTCTTTCATTGCCTTTATAGAATTACTTCTTAATAATCCATGTTGAGGAAATGCTACCATTTCATGAGTTAATTTGTCACTATAATCTTCTAGTGCCTTTTTTACAATTTCAATATTTTTTATTCCAGTTATAGGATCTACATTACCTTGAACTCTAGCATGAGTAACACCATTTGATGTAATTAAATCTAATAGCTTTTTAGCTCTATACTCAGTATGTGGTAAAAAATCTTCTAAAAATTCTTCTTCTTCCTTTATTCTATGGAATACACTTTTAAAAGGAGTACTTGCCTTCCAAGGGCCCCCGTAGTGTCCTTTATCTAAGTGAATATGCATGTCTGCAAAGGAAGGCAAAGCAAGACTTCCTTTTACATCTATTACATCTACATCACATTTTTCACTTATATAATTTTCTATTTTTTTGATTACACCATTTTCTATTAAAAAATTTTTATTTTCAGTATTTGTATCTATTATTTCTCCATTTTCCTTTTCAAAACCTTTTTCTATTAAGACATTCTTTAACCAGAATTTCTTTTTCATATTTACACTTCCTTGTAAAATTAGTCTGCAATTTCACTAAATTTCACTAAAGATTTTACAAAACAATCCATTGGTGCTTCTACAATACCTGCTCCCACTTGACCAATTCCAGGCTCTTTATGTGCCATACCTGTATTTATTGTAGGTAATATTCCAAGTTCTACAACTTTTCTAATATCAATACCTATTGGAGCTCCTGCAAAATCCATGTTTGGCATTTGGAAAGTATTACTCTTATCTAATGTTATTTCCCACATGTCTCTCGTATAATTTAAAGCAGCTTCTGAAGAATCAGCACCTACAAATCTAACTACAGCTGGTGCAGCCCCCATAGTAAATCCACCTAATCCTATTGTTTCAAGTATTGTACTATCTCCTATATCTGGATTTGCATCTTCTTCTGAATAACCTGGGAAATACAATCCTTTAGGCATTTTAACTGGAGCTTCAAACCACTCTTCACCAAGTCCACTTACTTTTATTCCAAAATTAGTTCCATTTCTACTCATTGCTGTAACTAATGTACATCCTTCTATCCCTTTCACTGGATCCATCATAGCTTTTCCAGCTGCCATTGCAAGATTTAAAAAGAATTGTTCATTACCAGTAATAAATGATGTTATTTTTTCTAACTCATTCTTATCATCAAGAACTTTTACCATAGTAGGTATTATTGCTTTACCAAATAATAAAGATGCAGCAATATTTCTTTGGTGCAT comes from the Senegalia massiliensis genome and includes:
- a CDS encoding DUF1116 domain-containing protein is translated as MKFDINKANEEGIKRMQEGQPVLVDIKYAKDVLPGMEKNVIGHAGPPIEWKDMTGPLKGAIIGAVKYERLAESDEEAIKLIENGGIKFVSNHSMGAVGPMTGMISYSMPLYEVKNETYGNYAYCTLNEGLGKVMRFGANGDEVIERLDWMEKSLAPAMKKAIEETGPINLRVMMSQALAMGDEMHQRNIAASLLFGKAIIPTMVKVLDDKNELEKITSFITGNEQFFLNLAMAAGKAMMDPVKGIEGCTLVTAMSRNGTNFGIKVSGLGEEWFEAPVKMPKGLYFPGYSEEDANPDIGDSTILETIGLGGFTMGAAPAVVRFVGADSSEAALNYTRDMWEITLDKSNTFQMPNMDFAGAPIGIDIRKVVELGILPTINTGMAHKEPGIGQVGAGIVEAPMDCFVKSLVKFSEIAD
- a CDS encoding amidohydrolase: MKKKFWLKNVLIEKGFEKENGEIIDTNTENKNFLIENGVIKKIENYISEKCDVDVIDVKGSLALPSFADMHIHLDKGHYGGPWKASTPFKSVFHRIKEEEEFLEDFLPHTEYRAKKLLDLITSNGVTHARVQGNVDPITGIKNIEIVKKALEDYSDKLTHEMVAFPQHGLLRSNSIKAMKEAMRSGVEVVGGLDPATIDNNINGSLEKMMDIAVEFDSDVDIHLHEPGYICLYTMERLADFVEKAKWNGRVTVSHAYGLGELSIKEINPLIEKLKYLDITISSTSPIDVSSPPLSLLYERGVNINVVNDNINDHWSPFGTGDLLQRASRMAEKFGWIDEYSLSRALGFITRGKMPLDKYGSINWPKVGDKADMVFIDCESSAEAIARIPKRKAVMFNGSIVYGIL